In the genome of Pieris rapae chromosome 6, ilPieRapa1.1, whole genome shotgun sequence, one region contains:
- the LOC110991342 gene encoding uncharacterized protein LOC110991342, which produces MTSLNSMFRILLIYFSIISTIVHGQDVCVKKGPCTCEYSNGTGVDLSPAAKATFYTTQTYELRMAGAEYALSTYFYHPCYDVTPSVNSTKPGGCDSALSLCRQSTHFNYNATIQGFLSDGGTYEKMGDTNGSTFSADGKSIIYSNIPSSTIVMLVCAEAEGELNVISLMDPNKIVLAFYSRHACLKVIEESGRSLGSTLLIIFFSCVIFYLVLGICTKKFLMGATGLEVIPNLAFWSDLPNLVRDGWAFAINGFKLPARSGPVSSPDPNSYDSI; this is translated from the exons ATGACATCGCTAAATTCAATGTttaggattttattaatatatttctcgATTATTTCGACTATTGTGCATGGTCAAGATGTCTGCGTCAAAAAGGGGCCTTGCACTTGCGAGTATTCCAATGGGACCGGCGTAGATTTGTCACCTGCGGCTAAAGCCACATTTTACACCACTCAAACTTATGAGTTAAGAATGGCTGGTGCTGAGTACGCTCTTAGTACATATTTCTACCATCCTTGCTACGATGTTACGCCAAGTGTTAACAGCACAAAACCAGGTGGTTGCGACAGCGCATTATCG TTATGTAGGCAATCAACTCACTTCAACTATAATGCAACAATACAAGGATTTTTATCTGATGGTGGCACCTATGAAAAAATGGGAGATACAAATGGATCAACCTTTAGTGCTGATggaaaatctattatttactCAAATATTCCATC atcaACTATAGTGATGCTGGTGTGTGCTGAAGCAGAAGGGGAACTGAATGTGATCTCTCTTATGGATCCTAACAAAATA GTACTAGCATTCTATTCAAGACATGCATGTCTAAAAGTGATTGAAGAATCTGGAAGGTCTCTCGGTTCTACActtctaattattttcttctctTGTGTGATTTTCTATCTGGTCCTCGGAATTTGTACCAAGAAATTCCTGATGGGAGCGACTGGATTAGAAGTCATACCAAATCTAGCTTTTTGGAGTGATCTACCTAATCTTGTCAGA gATGGTTGGGCATTTGCTATCAACGGCTTCAAGTTGCCGGCCCGTTCTGGTCCTGTGAGTTCACCGGACCCCAACAGCTATGACAGCATATAA